From the genome of uncultured Methanobacterium sp.:
AGTTTACAAGAACCGTGCCTGTGAATTTTTAGAGAAAATGGAAACAGATGATATCTGCGCACTCTCAGAATGGATATCAACACGGTACTCCCCTTCCCATCCACTTAACCTTCTTCTGTCCTCCCTATCCGGTAGTGAAAATATGCTTTTCATGGATATTGAAACCCTAGGGCTCAAAGATGTACCATTGATCTTGATTGGCGTTGCCGAAGGAAATGCAGATGGTCTGACCATAAACCAGTATCTTTTAAGGGATTTAAAGGAGGAAAAAGCAGCAATTGAGGGTTTCCTATCTCATCAGGATAGTGATAATGTTTATGTTACCTTCAACGGCCGTAGTTTTGATGTTCCATTCATTAAAAGCAGAATGCGTTTTCATCATCTGAAAAACAGTATCAACAGCCAGCACCTGGATCTTCTCCACTTTTCACGGCGCCAGTGGAATGACCAGCTCCCTAACTGCAGGTTGCAGACCCTGGAAGAACATCTTTTTGGAGTTGAAAGGTGTGATGATGTTCCCAGCAGCCAAGTTCCTGATTTTTACTTAACCTACCGTGAAACAGGTAATATTGGCCCATTGGTGCCCATAATAGAGCACAATCGGGAGGATGTGGTTACCCTGGCCAGGATACTATCATTACTTCACCAGACAGGGGATTTTTAAATAATCTAAAAATTACTTACCACACCACTCTCTTTTGAATTAGTATCTTTGAGTCTCTTTTAAATTTGTATCTTTAGAGGTTGTACTTTCTGAATTGGTACTTTAAAAATAAGTATAAATTAACCTATTACCTTCAAAAGCTTTTTAAGTGGAAGGGTGTTTATAATATCCTTCTTTTCGGCCCATCCCCTGCGGGCGGTAGCCACACCCAGCTCCATGTAATTTAAACCAGATGTGTGATGACTATCCGTGCTCACCACCAACTGGCAGCCATATTCAATCGCCATTTTAACATAAATATCCTTCAAATCCAGTCTCTTTGGTTGGGAGTTCACTTCCAGAATGGTTCCACTTTCACTGGCCTTCTGGAACAACTGTTCTATATCTAATTTGTAGGGCTGCCTTTCTTTTAGTTTCCGGCCAGTAGGATGGGCTAATATATCCACATGTTCATTTTCCAATGCCCTGAAAATTCTTTCATTTATTTTTTCTGGATCCTGCCGGAGATCGTAGTGCACTGCAGCTATCACCAGGTCCAGCTCCCCCAGAATATTACCAGAGATATCCAGGTTGCCATATGAATCTAAATTAACCTCTGCACCCTTCAATACAGTTATACTTTCCAGTTTTTTATTGATCCTGTCAATTTCATTCATCTGCTGGGTTAATCTTTTCTCATCCAGGCCCCGGGCTACTGGGAGGCGGGTGTGGTCAGTGACAGCCAGGTATTCATAGCCCATACCGGATGCATAACTAGCCATTTCCATTATACTTGATTTACCATCACTCCATGTGGTGTGTATGTGCAGGTCACCCTTTATATCACTACAATCAACCAGGTCAGGGAGTTTTCCTTGCTGGGCTGCTTCTATCTCACCGGTGTTCTCCCGAAGTTCCGGTGGAATGTAATCCAGTCCCAGCACCCTGAAAACTTCACTTTCAGTTTCTCCAGCCAGGCGCACATCCCCCTTGAACACCCCGTACTCGTTGAGTTTCATACCACCAGATATGGCGATTTTCCTTAGGCTAATATTTAACTCACGTGACCCGGTGAAGTAGACCATTGCTGAACCGAAATCTGTCTCTTTAAAGACCCGGATATCTGTATCCATACCATTGTAGAGTCTTACTGTTGACTTGGAATGCCCCCTAACTACAACTTCCTCAACCAGGTTCATCTGTGTGAAGTAATCCATCACTTCATTTGGATGTTCGGTTACAGTGAGTATGTCAATATCTCCCACTGTTTCCTTCCTGCGGCGAATGGAACCAGCAATTTCCACCTGATCCACCGTATCCAGGGCACCTATCCTGTTTTTGATTTCAATTGCCAGGGGCAGGACATCCCCCAGTAACTGTCTTCCAATACTTTTCCGGGCAAATTCAATGTTTTGAAGAAGTTTAACCTCAGTTTTAGCACCCATTCCCTTTAATCTACGAATATGGTGACGTTTAGCCTCCTTTTCCAGGTCATCTAAGTTTTTAATTCCCAGTTCATGGTAGAGGAGTTTTATTTTCTTGGGGCCCAGTCCTTCCACCATCATCAATGAATCCAGGTCCAGTGGAAACTCCTTTTTTAAATTTTCCAGGTATTCCAGGCTCCCGGTATCCAGTATCTCCTCAATCTTCTCATGTATATGCTTACCTATACCTGGTAACTCCTCCAGTTTTCCCTGCTTCTGCATGTCCGCTATGTCCACACTCAGGGTTTCTATGGTATGGGCTGCCCTGCGGTAAGCCTTGGTACGGAAATCAACACCATCCATCTCCAAGTAATCTGCCACACGCTGGAGTATGGAGGCAACTTTATGATTTTGCATGTGTTTATTATGTGCCTTGTGACTAAAATTTTTTTATATCAAACCATAGTTGAACGAGGACAGAATCATTTACAAAAAATAATTAATCATCAAATAAGAATCCCATCAAAAAAAAGCCCATTTAAAAAGAATTAAACGCATCAAAAAACAATAAACCCCTTAAAAAAGAATTAGACGCATCAAAAAACAATAAGGTCTTCAAAAAAAGAATTAACCCCATCAAAGAAGAATTAAATTAATTAATAGATTAAGATTGAGTTTTAGCCTTATCTTCACCAGCCAGTGATGCCAGTACTCCAAAAAAGCTCAAAATGGCAAATATTACAAAAGATATCCTAGTACTGGTTATGAATTCAGGATATATCTGAGGGTTTATGGTAGAACTGCCCAGAACCAGGACCATGACCAGTAACACCACACCCATACCTGACATTTGCCCCAGAACACGCATGGTGGTCACCGTGGTGGAAGCCACCCCATAAAGGCGAGATTCCACCGTACCCATTATGGCATTGGTGTTGGGTGAAGAGAAATTGGCAAACCCCATGCCCAGAAGGCCCAGACCAATAACAATCATTATCATACTTGTTTCTGCTCCCACAAAAGCAAATAATGCACATCCAATGGTGTTAAGGACCATTCCAAATGCAGCTACCTTTCTAGGTTGGATAATATCCGACATTTTCCCAGCCAATGGTGAAAAAATGACCATCATTACCGGTTGCACTGATAGGACAATTCCTGCCCACTGCGGATCCATTCCTTTGATATACTGCAGGTATAGGCTCAGTATGAATACAATGGGTGCAGCAGAACAGTAACTGATGAATGCTGCTAGATTATACAGAGTGAAACTCCGGTTGTTGAAAACTTTCACATCAAGAACCGGGCTCTCCATTCTACTTTCTATTATGTAAAACAAGAAAACCCCTATTAATCCTCCAAAAATAAGATAGAATCCCCATGTTTCCGGTAAAATTGACAGTCCATACATCAACGTTACCAGAGCAAATCCTAAAATGATTGATCCAATAATATCGAATGATTTCCCACTAGCTTCAGTCCATTCACCTTCCAAACGGGTTACAAAAAAAGTAGCCAGGATTCCCAGGGGCACGTTAAAGAAAAATATGCTTCTCCATCCAAAATATTCTGTTAAAAAACCCCCTAAAACTGGACCCAGGAAGAGTCCTAGAAATGCCCCGGTGATGGTTATGCCCAGTGCTTTCCCCCTTTCACTGGTAGGGAAGATGGAGGCTATGATGGCAAAAAGGTTACCAAATATCATGGCACTGCCGGCTCCCTGTAAAATTCTAAATATTAAAAGCATTTCAATTGAAAAGGATAATGTAGCTAAAAATGAGGATACAGTGAATAATATTATCCCCCAGGTGAAAATTCTTTTTCTACCATAAATATCAGCGATTCTACCGAAAGGAACCAGACAAACAGCCAAAGAGAGAAGATAAACTGTTGGGATCCAACCTAAGAGTATGGCTGTAGCGGAAAATTCATTTCCAATGGACGGTAGGGCTATGTTAATGGAGGATCCCACAAATGGGGTTAAAAATGAGGTTAAAACCGCCACCATTAAGGCGTATTTTCTGGGAGAAATTAACATTTAGACTACCGAAAGGGTTATTTCATTATTCCAAACATAATATATATTAATTGTATAATTTTTAGAAGATATAATAATTTTTAGATGATAATTTTTAGATGATATATTATAGGAAGGAAAAACTATTGATCATCATATCTGGGGATGATGGTTAAAAAAAATAGTACAAAAGTAGGATCAATGGTTAATGCAAGAGGGGAGGATCCTGTGACTGAAAA
Proteins encoded in this window:
- a CDS encoding ribonuclease H-like domain-containing protein; its protein translation is MAYESENNPAKLKQKLLEEYQDKSLEDMEYGEEIETKCGSCYRFTTHEKLEIKTLGEKRVNECLLSDLKLIKGIGESTERKLKSSGFTSLEDLTEHPVYKNRACEFLEKMETDDICALSEWISTRYSPSHPLNLLLSSLSGSENMLFMDIETLGLKDVPLILIGVAEGNADGLTINQYLLRDLKEEKAAIEGFLSHQDSDNVYVTFNGRSFDVPFIKSRMRFHHLKNSINSQHLDLLHFSRRQWNDQLPNCRLQTLEEHLFGVERCDDVPSSQVPDFYLTYRETGNIGPLVPIIEHNREDVVTLARILSLLHQTGDF
- the polX gene encoding DNA polymerase/3'-5' exonuclease PolX, which gives rise to MQNHKVASILQRVADYLEMDGVDFRTKAYRRAAHTIETLSVDIADMQKQGKLEELPGIGKHIHEKIEEILDTGSLEYLENLKKEFPLDLDSLMMVEGLGPKKIKLLYHELGIKNLDDLEKEAKRHHIRRLKGMGAKTEVKLLQNIEFARKSIGRQLLGDVLPLAIEIKNRIGALDTVDQVEIAGSIRRRKETVGDIDILTVTEHPNEVMDYFTQMNLVEEVVVRGHSKSTVRLYNGMDTDIRVFKETDFGSAMVYFTGSRELNISLRKIAISGGMKLNEYGVFKGDVRLAGETESEVFRVLGLDYIPPELRENTGEIEAAQQGKLPDLVDCSDIKGDLHIHTTWSDGKSSIMEMASYASGMGYEYLAVTDHTRLPVARGLDEKRLTQQMNEIDRINKKLESITVLKGAEVNLDSYGNLDISGNILGELDLVIAAVHYDLRQDPEKINERIFRALENEHVDILAHPTGRKLKERQPYKLDIEQLFQKASESGTILEVNSQPKRLDLKDIYVKMAIEYGCQLVVSTDSHHTSGLNYMELGVATARRGWAEKKDIINTLPLKKLLKVIG
- a CDS encoding MFS transporter; the encoded protein is MLISPRKYALMVAVLTSFLTPFVGSSINIALPSIGNEFSATAILLGWIPTVYLLSLAVCLVPFGRIADIYGRKRIFTWGIILFTVSSFLATLSFSIEMLLIFRILQGAGSAMIFGNLFAIIASIFPTSERGKALGITITGAFLGLFLGPVLGGFLTEYFGWRSIFFFNVPLGILATFFVTRLEGEWTEASGKSFDIIGSIILGFALVTLMYGLSILPETWGFYLIFGGLIGVFLFYIIESRMESPVLDVKVFNNRSFTLYNLAAFISYCSAAPIVFILSLYLQYIKGMDPQWAGIVLSVQPVMMVIFSPLAGKMSDIIQPRKVAAFGMVLNTIGCALFAFVGAETSMIMIVIGLGLLGMGFANFSSPNTNAIMGTVESRLYGVASTTVTTMRVLGQMSGMGVVLLVMVLVLGSSTINPQIYPEFITSTRISFVIFAILSFFGVLASLAGEDKAKTQS